The DNA window ctttttttgtgaaaagggcgatacttacaaatgtaaaaataaggcttttttcatacatgcgaatgagggctttgaaacgcaacaaattaacctaaaaaattggatactacgatattgctttcttaaactacaacaAAAATGGGCGTTGTatgggcgaaactgtattttagtttgtttatttaaagtttcgccctccacgctccatgcaaacaaacagggcgatacttttttgctagcagtttagaggcgaaactgttattttggtattttttaggattatcaagctgataccagctgtaaatagtaacaatgatcgctattgataAAACACAGACGAAATctgtggtgtagaacggtagttattgtaaaaaaaacgtaagggcgatacttcaattctgataggtgggaccgaaaaagtaaacaatcgccaaaaagACGattctatcattttgtcaaattcaatagtaaaaacaaattttaatttaataatttcaaatactttatgaagttttgggtttcgatcactgaatcatgcaatctaggatgtaaaaacacaatagttcttaaataggaaataaaaccaagaatggaaatattcattgttggttttctttgaatggtattactgctagtatcgcccttttcaagaaaaagcgttgatttcttagttctcagtcgcgttggaaatttgagtaaagtataaacttcaaatcgattcaaaaaaaaattcgatttttttggttcaggaaaattcagttttcccaccacaatttagatattttattaatagagcattaacaataattcgtttgtatatctattttataggccattatttcgctttcccattgatttagtttgaAATTTCTGGCACTGATGTTgttctatgctgatttgagcgattctctgagtcctaccactatcccatgtagtatgtgtattcaaaaacatcgcgaagcaccaagttctaaatgttctcaaacgatataatatccgaagagagtgataagagttataagaaatgtctcatcacactgttaggtggattaaaaacgtttttatgaAATAAATGTGTTAGATATTGCGCTTCTTCCGTTTAgcatcaattagtttgtgtcgAAGAGATGTTGGTTGCAAACTTTTGGAGGTTATCGCTGATGTATTCAATAACATTATCAAACGACTTTTtccagtttgtcttcacatctcgccctgagcagaagcaaaaaatcgtcccgcgcaagtgaaatagtcaattctacctaaaaatcaatcggtgcctatcgcacaagcagtccatataacaatagcctatacatACTGTGCGAGTTAGTGATGTGTGTCGGTgtccagcaaaaagcaacccagctgtggtcgaactgtgttgctgttgatttttcgaaatgccccgtaagaccagccattcgggaagtggaacagttattaaaagtacagatggaactcaatctggctgaagtgaaaacccatgcatcatatcaaacattgcgtgctgatttcgttcaagaacattaaccaagctgagtcattcgcctcgcgaaacaacatgcagcacaccgccgaatgcggcaatgttaaatatagcattcccatatacatcgagaacggcgctgtagaagttcgtgtccatgattttgCTACGCCTACCCCTGACAGCGTGAtcaaaaaatgcttgcaaaaatacggagaagtagactccgttatacacgatacatggaggaattttttcccgggcatccctaacgatgttcgtgtggtgagaatgcgtgtgaccaagccaattccctcatacataattgaaTACAGTACTCGTACCCGTTTGTTTTGCTTCTGTTCCGCGCTgtgaattttgttgaaaattgctTGTTAAATTAACTCTGTTACTGTTTGCTATTTCTCTGAAGTTCAATGAAGTGATTATACATTAGTGGCAGAAAAGAACATttacaaattattattattcttgaAATCGCAGTTGAGTCAAAATGATTTGCAACAAATGCTTCACAAAGATCGCACCCGATGAAGAAACAATCGTGTGTAAAGGCTTTTGTTCGGACGGATCGGATGTTTATCATCTAAAATGTGCTTCTATCACTGGTTCTGAGGCGATCAGCTGCAACAATAATTTCAATATCTACTGGCTATGCAGTGCATGTGGCGAAATAATGTGTAATGTTCGCGACATGGAGGTATTTCGCGATAGACGCAAGCTAATTGATATCGCCAGTTTTTCATCTCGATCCACCGTTGCTGCTACCGCTGCTACCGCCACTCCCACCATCGCTGCCGCCACCGCAACTACCGATACCCACACTGACACAAGAGCTGAAAAATGCGAAACAGATTTCCACGATGAAATTTCGGCACTGAAGAATGAAATCGCTGGAATCCATCAAACGCTGGCCGGTTTTTCCGGTTCATTCAATGTTTCAGTCTCGTCTCAATCATCCCCACTGTCGTCGACAAAGCTAATACAAGGCTCGAGAAATCTTCTagagaaaagtagaaaagtctTGCCATCGACGAAACGCTGGATTTTTCTTACCAGATTAAAAAACACCGTCACTGCAAAAGAGGTAATTGATATGGTTTCACATTGCATTGGGGAGACAGAAGACACGATTACTGTGCAGAAACTTGTACCACCGTGGAAGGATACATCGACGATGCCGCATGTGTCGTTCATAGTAGGCATTGATGTGGAATTACGTGATAGAGCGCTGAACCCATCAACTTGGTGGAAAGGAATTTACTTTCGAGAGTTTCGACAACTACTGGTATAGAATTGTGTTAGATATTCATATTAATTGATGTTGACTATGTTATGTTTTGTTGTTAGTATAATATAATGGTGCACCGTAATGAATATTAGTATATAAGTTACCACCTAGTCTGTACGAGCTTGCTCGAAGACGAtaaggcaaataaaaataagcgtcacagcgttaggaagtgacgatgttccCATACATCAGACATCActggtcacgtacccagggcaaattcctacgtgccagttctgcacgagaACGCTGCAACCCGGAAAACCTTGCGcggaaactgttaaggaaaactcaacaaaaccaactgaaatcagcacacaaccatcttTCGCTAAACCACTACCAGCTGCAAAACCAGCTTCTCCTGATCAAGAAGCAACAAACATGAATTCTACAACGATCGCGTctaatgtctctaagccaacaaccagcaacaacaacaatgaaGCGAAATCAGAAGAGAACGGACACACAATAGCGACCCATACGATTAAAGCACAAACCAGAACAACCGATCGTGAACAGCATGCGAGTAGCAcagatgaggacatggacgagTACGACAACGAGAAAGAAGATAGACCAAATGACCCTCAAGATTCGGCGAACAActtttcaccgccaaggaaaaaaatctcaacacgcagcagccaGCTGTGTCAAAAAGATGCtacgagtaaaaaataaatactgttaaattctttatttttacatattgtaaaatattgaaagatgtccggctcagttatgctaacgcgttgagccgtgtcaaataaacagagaaaaaaatgactttttagCTAGTGGCAACTTAGTATGCTTGCGCTTCGCTGTTTTTTCAGCGGTGTATCCATTTCTTGTTTTATGTAAAAGAATTTATCAAAATGTAATTAATggcaaaaagaacactaatgacatTTTTTGTCACCAAATTCATCATTAAGCTGGGAGGAAACCACCAACTTTCGTGACCcgcaaaatatttctgtttgttttttttatccaAAGAAATCAAACAATCAGCATTTCCCTCGGGTAATTTTTGCCAGCTGTCAGTTGCCCCAATTAACggatacgattcgctagttggggcgcagtcgtgacccaactaacgaattcgCGCTGCCTTAAAAATGACGGGTAAAAAATGACATGCTTTGACGGGTAAAAAATGACATGCTGTTTAAACTTAAATTCTATATTTGACTTAACTCTAGACACATTAAAATGCGGATCGGTTGCCCGTTCTTGGTGGTGACCTAATTTCGACTGCCATCCCGATCATATTTAGATAGATAGGAAAGCGATGATCGAGAGGCCTAGGTTCGGCTGACGGTATGTGAGAGATGATGGGATCTCACTCTCTTATCGCCCGTTATCAGTTCGGCATTTTCGGTGATGATAGTGGTTGTAGTGATACCGCAATTACGCTGGCTCTCCATCGTAGGTAGATTGTACCTTCAGCAGTGCATAGGTCGGACCGGTACCTTGGTGCTCTCGACAGTGATGTGAACACGATTGGTTTTACTGCTGACCAGAGATGTAGTGTAGGGTGGATCATTGTTAGTCGCAAACATCCTCACCCACCCAGAAATTGTTGATTtctgaaaaataaagaaatatccTCTTCGACAGGGTGGGGAAAGGAACGATGATTACACCAGACTGTTGCATGGGTTGTCCTCTGCTTCGACGTCATTATCGGAGTATGGTAGCGGTAGAATGCTTAATTTTTCTACAAGGCGTGTTAGCATTCCACCAGCTGTTATGACGGTATCGACGCGTACTACCTGATCGTCGCCAGGATGGAGTTTGTGTATCCTTCCCATTCTCCATCGCATTGGGGGCAGATTATCGTCTTGGATCACGACCAGCTTGCCCACCTCGATTTGAACTGGTGGTTTCCAGCGTTTGGTCCTAACTTGGAGTTGGCACAGGTATTCCCGGCGCCATCTGCGCCAAAAATCTTGAAGCTTGCGTTGCGTTAACTGCCATTTATTCAGACGGTTGAGCTGCACATTTTCAAGATTGGGTTCAGGAAGGGCTTGAAGCGAGGCTCCGACAAGGAAGTGCGATGGCCCCAACGGTTCTAGATCATTGGGATCTTCTGACATGGACGTTAGCGGTCGGGAATCGAGGAATGTTTCCACCTGCACGAGTACTGTTGTAAAATCTTCCGGTGATACCGGATTTTCACAGTTGACCTTCAGTAGGTGTTTTTTAGCAGATCGAACTGCTGCCTCTCAGAGGCCTCCGAAATATGGGGTGTTAGGTGGTGAAAAATGCCATTGAATGCCTTCTGTAGCACAAGCCGTAGACACCACTTCTCGATGGGTTTTGTCCTTTAATAGCATAAAAAACTCGCAGTTTATTCCTAGTCCCGACGAAATTAGTGCCGTTATCCGAAAATATGTCGGTACATTTCCCTCGTCTCGCGACAAATCGACGTAGAGCTTGAAGGAACCGATCAGTCGACAAATCCGAAACAAGCGCTAGATGAACGGCCTTGGTACACAGGGAAATGAAAAGCGCGACATAGGCTTTCATAGCGGGCCGTCGTGGTGCTGGTCGAAGATAAACTGGACCGAAATAATCAACGCCAGCTCGGGAGAATGGACGTGATACTGTAACTTTGGATGCTGGCAGCTCACCCATGAATTGCTGAATTTTGGTTGGTTTAGCACGAAAACATCGTAGACATTTGTGGACGATCTGTCTAACGACATCTCTCCCTCTTAAACGCCAATAACGCAACCTTACCGTACCCAATAGAAGCTGGGGACCTACGTGTAGAAGGCGCTCGTGGTAATGCTTCAATAGTATACGAGTGAAAACATGACGAGCGGGTAAAGGAATGCTTCTTCGGATTTGCTGATTCGACCACCTACTCTAATAATTCCGTCCTTGGATAAATATGGGTTATACCATCGTAACGGAGATTTCGCTGGCATATGCTGGCCCTTCCGCAATGCCTTCCACTCTTCGGCGAACATTTCCTTTTGTACTCGTCTGATTAGTGTGTATTCTGCTTCTCGAAGTTCAGCAGTAGAGAGGAAAGAACTATCCCTTCGCTCGTGCCTGGGTTCTTCGTAATTAATCAACCGCAGATAATACGCAGTCCAGCGAATCACGTCGGTGTAAGATGCAAACCGTTTCAAGTAGTCCTCGTTGAACGCGACCAGTGATGTAGCAGAATTCGCCCCAATAATGTGTCGTCTTTCTACTTCTTCGATTTCGGCTGAGTTCTCCGGTTATTTTGGATATCTCGTCGGGTCCTCTTCCAACCAATTCGGTTCATTCCACCAgaagttattttccaagatGTCTTCTGGCGATATTCCCCTGGAAATCAGGTCTACTGGATTTTTGACTCTAGGCACGTGTCCCCAGAAGCATCCTTCTGTGATGGTTTGTATTTTTGCCACACGATTGGCAACGTAGGTGACCCATGTGGTTGGAGTGTCTCGAATCCAACGTAGTACACACGTAGAATCCGTCCAGAAGTAAGTTTTTAGCTTCATTTTGATGGAATCTTGGACCTTTTCGTAAAGCTGAGCCGCTAAGAGTGCACCGCAAAGCTCTAGCCGTGGAATAGTTTGGCATTTGAGCGGCGAAACCTTCGATTTTGAGGTGAGAAGCCGTACCAAAACTTCTTTCCTTGAGTTCTGGCTCCGCAGATACAGGCATGCTCCAAAAGCCTTCTCTGAAGCATCAGAAAAGCAGTGTATTTCAATCGGTATTGCTCCTGGTATGATCACGCAGCGTTCGATACTAATTGTGTTGAAAAGCGGTAGTTGAGCACGGTACTTCTTCTAAACCTCACCCACCGTGGAAGGTAGTGGCTGATCCCATTCCAGTTTGCCACCCTTTTCATCTTGAAGTGTCCACAGACGCTGCATAAATATTTTTGCCGTAGTGATAGCCGCTCTTAGCAACCCCAATGGGTCAAATAATGTAGCAATAACTAACAAGATCTGACGCTTCAGAAGCTTGATATCCTCTTCCAACTCCGGAATGTTGAATTGGAACCTTAGTACATCGGGTTTTGGCAGCCATGTTAGGCCTAGAGTTTTTACGGAAGCCATTGGATCCAGAGAAACCTCCTCGGAATCTCTAATCGCCAAATCTTCGGGTGGGATATCGTCCAGCACCTTGGAGCAATTGGAAGCCCATTTTCTTAGTTTTAAACCTCTCCTCGACATCATCTTGTCCAATTGAAATCGTATTTCCAGCGCCGTTTCAACGTCGTCTGATCCTGTGATGACATCGTCCATGTACGTATCCTCGTTAGCAGCCCTTGCTGCAAGTGGAAATCGTCCTTCCTACTCCGTTGCCAACTATTTCAGCGTTCTGGTGGCTAGAAACGGCGCGAGCTTGGTTCCATACGTGACGGTATTTGCAAGTGGAAATCATCCTTCCTACTCCGTTGCCAACTATTTCAGCGTTCTGGTGGCTAGAAACGGCGCGAGCTTGGTTCCATACGTGACGGTATTTAACTCGTAAACCTCAACCTCATCTTCTGGAGCTGCACGCCATAAGATGCACTGAAGCGGTCTATCTTCCGGACTGATGTTGATCTGGCGGAACATTTTCTCAACATCGGAAACCAGCATTATTTGTCGCAGCATTAACCAGCATTAAGTCGTCATGTATTACTGGCCCAATCAGCAACACATCAGTCAACGACACCCGTGAAGAAGTTTTACAGGAGGCATCGATGACTACTCGCACCTTGGTGGTGGTACTTGCATCTTTTACCACCGGATGGTGCGGAAGATAGCATGTGGCCCAACCGAAGATATTTATCCATGAATGCGTTATACTGATCACGCTACTTGGCATCCCTTGCCCTGTGTTCCGTTCACTGAAGGCGTCGGAAGTCGATGTCCCTTGACTCACCTAGCCGGAGAAGGACGTCTTTATTTTTGGGAAGTGCGACTGTGTACCGACCATCTTCTTCGCGCCGAACGGTTTGCTGAAACAGCTCCTCACAACGATTTTCCTCCCGGGAATATGCCTTGCTAGATCCGATATCCTCGCTGGCCCAAAAGCGTTCCAGCAATGCGTCTAAACCGTCTAATAGTTGAAGCTACGTTGCAGTTAATGTGAAGTGAATTCAATGTACTAAACACACCACCGCAAACAACCCAACCGAATACTGAGTGATTTAGTGTTGGTTGCTGTTCTCCCAGCCAGATCCGCCTTCCAGTCTCGAAGAAATCGAAGAAGTTCTCGATTCCGAGAACCGTATCCACCCCTTTGGATTCGAAAAAGGCGGGATCGGCCAGTTCGATTTTGATTGTTGATGTGGGAAGGTTAACCGTAACCTTGGGGAGTACCAAAAATTCCAAATCTCGCGAGAACTTGGAAATCCACGAACGTACCATAGCTCTAATCCTGTGCTTGACCCTTGTTGCCGCTTGACCAATGCCAAGAACCGAGATGTCCACCTTAGCTGTAGTCAACTTCAAACGCTGACACAATCGTTCCGTGATAAAGTTGCTCTCAGACCCCGAGTCTAAAAGAGCACGTGCTGGATACTGGTTGCCTTCATCGTCTTCCGCCATGACGACCGCAGTAGCCAGTAGGACCTGGGAGGAAGATCCGTGCGCAGCATTACACGTTGAAATGTTGGTGGCTGCCATGTTAGCCACTTGGGAGGAAGTGGAAGTAGACGGTTCCTTACTGGATGACGAATTGTCCGTTGACCCATTCGTATCCCTTTCTCTTCCTGATTTGAAGCAGACCAAGGTATGATGGCGTCCCTTGCAGTTCCGGCACGAGTACTTCGATTGGCAATCATTGGCTTGATGGCCTGTCCGGAAACAGTTCCGACAAAGAGAGTGAGTCTTCAATATGGTGTCTCTATCTGATATTGGAACGTACTACACTGAAAGAGCGGATGATTGGATGAGCAGGCCGCACAGCGTCCCACAGACGCTTGAGCTGTATTGGAACTGATACGTAATTGCGGCGGCTTCTGTTTTGGAAGTTGATTAGGCTACCGGACACCCCTAGTGTCCATGGGCTTTGATGGAAGTGACTCCAAAACACGAACGCGTCGATGAAGAAAGTCCGTAAGGTCTGCTAAGATATCCTGCTCATTAGCCGCCGAAAACTCTTCCCATCCTCTTCGAGTCACCGAATGGAGACGTGCTGTAAGGATGTTTACCAGCAAAAGGTCCTTGTAGTCAGCTGGCTGGATCACCTGTTCAAGTGTTTGCACAACACGCTTGAAATCTTCCAAGAGTGTATGCAATTCACCGACGGATTCCTTGGAGAGCGTAGGTAACGTTAACAACGATTAAACTTGCCGCTTTTTCAGCTGCTTGCTGTTATTGTAGCGTTTGAGCAGCGTTTCCCATGGTAGTTCGCCTTGGTTATTTTCAAAGGGTCGATCAAGTTCTTTGGCTCCCCTTGAAGACATCCTTCTAAATAGTGGAACTTCTCCCCCTCCGGAAGATCGGCCTTCcaatgaatgagggaggtgAATAGCTCAACCAATCATCGATGTCCCCATTGAAACTCTGCAGCCTTATTTGAGGCAGGCGCACGTGGTCCAACGCACCATGCACCGATGTATCAAATCCTCGCGTAGACTGTTCCAATGCTGGGCACTCTTCCCTCTCCTTAACCTTGTCCATCAGAAAGGATTTGGCTTTATAATACCGGTTGTTGAACTCCAGGAGGCATATGGCCTTTCCTTGCCATATGCCTCCTCCTCCGCAGTGAAATCGTCATGGGATTTGATCTCCACCAACGTCTCACTAAATTTCTCCCATAACTCATATAACTTCTCCAGTCGCATATTCACCTGCGATACCGTTGAATCTTCCTTAAAATCCTCGATAAAATTCCAGATATCAAGCAGCGAAGCCTGCGTATCTTTCAACCttgtagtcaactgcttcaacgACGGTGACTTCTTTGTAGACGATGCAGCTGGCGGCATGATGTTATTAACCGGTAATAAAACGAGAGGGGGTGTGGTGGTGTAGTTATCCGCGTATAGACCTAGCAAGCATATACTGTAGGGTTCACTTACTTGACAAAACAGGCGAAAGCGCCAAGCtggaattatttcaaaataacCAGGCTATACTAGCACGGCGGTCTGCAGCACCAACCAAATTCGTCTTAGTAATGATCGTTCGTAAGGCAGGAAGTGAAGAGGGGGTATACGATGTAGTATTCAAAAAAATACCACGGCTGGGCATATACTAAGGTGACTCACCTAGAGAAACCAACCAGCGGTTTCAAGATGTCCAAGAGATACAATATAATATT is part of the Topomyia yanbarensis strain Yona2022 chromosome 1, ASM3024719v1, whole genome shotgun sequence genome and encodes:
- the LOC131675936 gene encoding uncharacterized protein LOC131675936, with product MDDVITGSDDVETALEIRFQLDKMMSRRGLKLRKWASNCSKVLDDIPPEDLAIRDSEEVSLDPMASVKTLGLTWLPKPDVLRFQFNIPELEEDIKLLKRQILLVIATLFDPLGLLRAAITTAKIFMQRLWTLQDEKGGKLEWDQPLPSTVGEV
- the LOC131675935 gene encoding uncharacterized protein LOC131675935, yielding MSEDPNDLEPLGPSHFLVGASLQALPEPNLENVQLNRLNKWQLTQRKLQDFWRRWRREYLCQLQVRTKRWKPPVQIEVGKLVVIQDDNLPPMRWRMGRIHKLHPGDDQVVRVDTVITAGGMLTRLVEKLSILPLPYSDNDVEAEDNPCNSLV